One segment of Takifugu rubripes chromosome 5, fTakRub1.2, whole genome shotgun sequence DNA contains the following:
- the glyr1 gene encoding cytokine-like nuclear factor N-PAC isoform X4, which translates to MATVHLRIGDLVWGKLGRYPPWPGKIVSPPKDLKKPRGKKCHFVKFFGTEDHAWIKVEQLKPYHAHKEEMIKINKGKRFQQAVDSVEDYLKKAKGKDQNSDCKGDSKVKKGPLKPLKILEEDDEDLSALKDPSEKPASSLEPISKRLKIIEEDSGSTSIQAADSTAINGSITPTDKRIGFLGLGLMGSGIVSNLLKMGHVVTVWNRTAEKCDLFIQEGARLGRTPAEVVSMCDITFSCVSDPKAARDLVLGPSGVLQGIRPGKCYVEMSTVDPETIAELSQLVTSRGGRFLEAPVAGSQQLSNDGMLVILAAGDRTVYEDCSSCFQAMGKTSFFLGEPGNAARMMLILNMVQGSFMATVAEGLTLAQATGQSQQTFLDILCQGQMASTFVDQKCQNILQGNFKPDYYLKHIQKDLRLAISMGDMANHPTPMAAAANEVYKRAKALDQSDNDISAVYRAYIH; encoded by the exons ATGGCGACGGTGCATCTGAGAATCGGGGACTTAGTGTG GGGGAAACTTGGTCGGTATCCACCGTGGCCAGGAAAG ATAGTAAGCCCTCCCAAGGACCTGAAAAAGCCCAGGGGCaaaaaatgtcactttgttaAATTCTTTGGAACCGAAGACCA TGCTTGGATTAAAGTAGAGCAACTGAAGCCTTATCATGCCCACAAAGAGGAGATGATCAAGATAAACAAAGGAAAGCGCTTCCAACAGGCAGTTGACTCCGTAGAAGACTACCTAAAGAAAGCCAAGGGGAAGGACCAG AACTCTGATTGCAAAGGAGACTCAAAAGTGAAGAAAGGACCCCTCAAGCCACTGAAAATTTtggaagaggatgatgaagatctAAGTGCCCTGAAAGACCCATCTGAGAAG CCAGCTTCATCACTGGAACCAATTAGCAAGCGCTTGAAGATAATTGAAGAG gacTCAGGATCAACTTCTATCCAAGCTGCTGACAGCACAGCCATCAATGGCAGCATCACACCGACAGATAAAAG GATAGGGTTCCTGGGTCTGGGGCTAATGGGGAGTGGCATAGTTTCCAACCTACTAAAAATGGGCCATGTTGTCACAGTGTGGAATCGCACAGCAGAAAAG TGTGACCTGTTCATCCAGGAGGGTGCTAGGTTAGGTCGTACTCCAGCTGAGGTGGTGTCCATGTGTGATATCACTTTTTCATGTGTGTCAGACCCAAAAGCAGCCAGGGAT ttggtGCTGGGACCCAGTGGTGTGCTGCAAGGAATTAGACCAGGAAAATGCTACGTAGAAATGTCTACTGTTGACCCAGAGACAATCGCAGAACTCTCACAG CTGGTTACATCACGGGGTGGTCGTTTCCTGGAGGCTCCAGTTGCCGGAAGCCAGCAGCTCTCCAATGATGGGATGTTGGTCATCCTGGCAGCTGGTGACAGAACTGTGTATGAggactgcagcagctgcttccagGCCATGGGCAAGacttccttcttcttgg GTGAACCAGGGAATGCAGCTAGGATGATGTTGATTCTCAACATGGTGCAAGGCAGCTTTATGGCCACTGTTGCAGAAGGGCTAACCCTGGCTCAAGCCACTGGTCAGTCTCAGCAGACCTTCCTAGACATCCTGTGCCAGGGCCAGATGGCAAGCACCTTTGTGGACCAGAAATGTCAAA ATATCCTACAGGGCAACTTTAAACCAGATTATTATTTGAAGCATATTCAGAAGGATTTGAGGCTAGCTATTTCCATGGGTGACATGGCCAATCATCCAACCCCAATGGCTGCAGCTGCCAATGAG gtgtACAAGAGGGCTAAGGCACTGGATCAATCGGACAACGACATTTCTGCAGTGTACAGAGCCTATATTCACTAG
- the glyr1 gene encoding cytokine-like nuclear factor N-PAC isoform X3, translating into MATVHLRIGDLVWGKLGRYPPWPGKIVSPPKDLKKPRGKKCHFVKFFGTEDHAWIKVEQLKPYHAHKEEMIKINKGKRFQQAVDSVEDYLKKAKGKDQNSDCKGDSKVKKGPLKPLKILEEDDEDLSALKDPSEKPVKDDPHFHHFLLSQSEKPASSLEPISKRLKIIEEDSGSTSIQAADSTAINGSITPTDKRIGFLGLGLMGSGIVSNLLKMGHVVTVWNRTAEKCDLFIQEGARLGRTPAEVVSMCDITFSCVSDPKAARDLVLGPSGVLQGIRPGKCYVEMSTVDPETIAELSQLVTSRGGRFLEAPVAGSQQLSNDGMLVILAAGDRTVYEDCSSCFQAMGKTSFFLGEPGNAARMMLILNMVQGSFMATVAEGLTLAQATGQSQQTFLDILCQGQMASTFVDQKCQNILQGNFKPDYYLKHIQKDLRLAISMGDMANHPTPMAAAANEVYKRAKALDQSDNDISAVYRAYIH; encoded by the exons ATGGCGACGGTGCATCTGAGAATCGGGGACTTAGTGTG GGGGAAACTTGGTCGGTATCCACCGTGGCCAGGAAAG ATAGTAAGCCCTCCCAAGGACCTGAAAAAGCCCAGGGGCaaaaaatgtcactttgttaAATTCTTTGGAACCGAAGACCA TGCTTGGATTAAAGTAGAGCAACTGAAGCCTTATCATGCCCACAAAGAGGAGATGATCAAGATAAACAAAGGAAAGCGCTTCCAACAGGCAGTTGACTCCGTAGAAGACTACCTAAAGAAAGCCAAGGGGAAGGACCAG AACTCTGATTGCAAAGGAGACTCAAAAGTGAAGAAAGGACCCCTCAAGCCACTGAAAATTTtggaagaggatgatgaagatctAAGTGCCCTGAAAGACCCATCTGAGAAG CCTGTGAAGGATGACCCACAtttccatcacttcctgctcagTCAGTCTGAAAAG CCAGCTTCATCACTGGAACCAATTAGCAAGCGCTTGAAGATAATTGAAGAG gacTCAGGATCAACTTCTATCCAAGCTGCTGACAGCACAGCCATCAATGGCAGCATCACACCGACAGATAAAAG GATAGGGTTCCTGGGTCTGGGGCTAATGGGGAGTGGCATAGTTTCCAACCTACTAAAAATGGGCCATGTTGTCACAGTGTGGAATCGCACAGCAGAAAAG TGTGACCTGTTCATCCAGGAGGGTGCTAGGTTAGGTCGTACTCCAGCTGAGGTGGTGTCCATGTGTGATATCACTTTTTCATGTGTGTCAGACCCAAAAGCAGCCAGGGAT ttggtGCTGGGACCCAGTGGTGTGCTGCAAGGAATTAGACCAGGAAAATGCTACGTAGAAATGTCTACTGTTGACCCAGAGACAATCGCAGAACTCTCACAG CTGGTTACATCACGGGGTGGTCGTTTCCTGGAGGCTCCAGTTGCCGGAAGCCAGCAGCTCTCCAATGATGGGATGTTGGTCATCCTGGCAGCTGGTGACAGAACTGTGTATGAggactgcagcagctgcttccagGCCATGGGCAAGacttccttcttcttgg GTGAACCAGGGAATGCAGCTAGGATGATGTTGATTCTCAACATGGTGCAAGGCAGCTTTATGGCCACTGTTGCAGAAGGGCTAACCCTGGCTCAAGCCACTGGTCAGTCTCAGCAGACCTTCCTAGACATCCTGTGCCAGGGCCAGATGGCAAGCACCTTTGTGGACCAGAAATGTCAAA ATATCCTACAGGGCAACTTTAAACCAGATTATTATTTGAAGCATATTCAGAAGGATTTGAGGCTAGCTATTTCCATGGGTGACATGGCCAATCATCCAACCCCAATGGCTGCAGCTGCCAATGAG gtgtACAAGAGGGCTAAGGCACTGGATCAATCGGACAACGACATTTCTGCAGTGTACAGAGCCTATATTCACTAG
- the glyr1 gene encoding cytokine-like nuclear factor N-PAC isoform X2, with protein sequence MATVHLRIGDLVWGKLGRYPPWPGKIVSPPKDLKKPRGKKCHFVKFFGTEDHAWIKVEQLKPYHAHKEEMIKINKGKRFQQAVDSVEDYLKKAKGKDQNSDCKGDSKVKKGPLKPLKILEEDDEDLSALKDPSEKDLTDSDPEPSTVERLGSGPGTAFKWESSPASSLEPISKRLKIIEEDSGSTSIQAADSTAINGSITPTDKRIGFLGLGLMGSGIVSNLLKMGHVVTVWNRTAEKCDLFIQEGARLGRTPAEVVSMCDITFSCVSDPKAARDLVLGPSGVLQGIRPGKCYVEMSTVDPETIAELSQLVTSRGGRFLEAPVAGSQQLSNDGMLVILAAGDRTVYEDCSSCFQAMGKTSFFLGEPGNAARMMLILNMVQGSFMATVAEGLTLAQATGQSQQTFLDILCQGQMASTFVDQKCQNILQGNFKPDYYLKHIQKDLRLAISMGDMANHPTPMAAAANEVYKRAKALDQSDNDISAVYRAYIH encoded by the exons ATGGCGACGGTGCATCTGAGAATCGGGGACTTAGTGTG GGGGAAACTTGGTCGGTATCCACCGTGGCCAGGAAAG ATAGTAAGCCCTCCCAAGGACCTGAAAAAGCCCAGGGGCaaaaaatgtcactttgttaAATTCTTTGGAACCGAAGACCA TGCTTGGATTAAAGTAGAGCAACTGAAGCCTTATCATGCCCACAAAGAGGAGATGATCAAGATAAACAAAGGAAAGCGCTTCCAACAGGCAGTTGACTCCGTAGAAGACTACCTAAAGAAAGCCAAGGGGAAGGACCAG AACTCTGATTGCAAAGGAGACTCAAAAGTGAAGAAAGGACCCCTCAAGCCACTGAAAATTTtggaagaggatgatgaagatctAAGTGCCCTGAAAGACCCATCTGAGAAG GACTTAACTGATTCTGACCCTGAGCCATCTACTGTTgagaggctggggtctggaccTGGCACAGCATTCAAATGGGAAAGCAGT CCAGCTTCATCACTGGAACCAATTAGCAAGCGCTTGAAGATAATTGAAGAG gacTCAGGATCAACTTCTATCCAAGCTGCTGACAGCACAGCCATCAATGGCAGCATCACACCGACAGATAAAAG GATAGGGTTCCTGGGTCTGGGGCTAATGGGGAGTGGCATAGTTTCCAACCTACTAAAAATGGGCCATGTTGTCACAGTGTGGAATCGCACAGCAGAAAAG TGTGACCTGTTCATCCAGGAGGGTGCTAGGTTAGGTCGTACTCCAGCTGAGGTGGTGTCCATGTGTGATATCACTTTTTCATGTGTGTCAGACCCAAAAGCAGCCAGGGAT ttggtGCTGGGACCCAGTGGTGTGCTGCAAGGAATTAGACCAGGAAAATGCTACGTAGAAATGTCTACTGTTGACCCAGAGACAATCGCAGAACTCTCACAG CTGGTTACATCACGGGGTGGTCGTTTCCTGGAGGCTCCAGTTGCCGGAAGCCAGCAGCTCTCCAATGATGGGATGTTGGTCATCCTGGCAGCTGGTGACAGAACTGTGTATGAggactgcagcagctgcttccagGCCATGGGCAAGacttccttcttcttgg GTGAACCAGGGAATGCAGCTAGGATGATGTTGATTCTCAACATGGTGCAAGGCAGCTTTATGGCCACTGTTGCAGAAGGGCTAACCCTGGCTCAAGCCACTGGTCAGTCTCAGCAGACCTTCCTAGACATCCTGTGCCAGGGCCAGATGGCAAGCACCTTTGTGGACCAGAAATGTCAAA ATATCCTACAGGGCAACTTTAAACCAGATTATTATTTGAAGCATATTCAGAAGGATTTGAGGCTAGCTATTTCCATGGGTGACATGGCCAATCATCCAACCCCAATGGCTGCAGCTGCCAATGAG gtgtACAAGAGGGCTAAGGCACTGGATCAATCGGACAACGACATTTCTGCAGTGTACAGAGCCTATATTCACTAG
- the glyr1 gene encoding cytokine-like nuclear factor N-PAC isoform X1 gives MATVHLRIGDLVWGKLGRYPPWPGKIVSPPKDLKKPRGKKCHFVKFFGTEDHAWIKVEQLKPYHAHKEEMIKINKGKRFQQAVDSVEDYLKKAKGKDQNSDCKGDSKVKKGPLKPLKILEEDDEDLSALKDPSEKDLTDSDPEPSTVERLGSGPGTAFKWESSPVKDDPHFHHFLLSQSEKPASSLEPISKRLKIIEEDSGSTSIQAADSTAINGSITPTDKRIGFLGLGLMGSGIVSNLLKMGHVVTVWNRTAEKCDLFIQEGARLGRTPAEVVSMCDITFSCVSDPKAARDLVLGPSGVLQGIRPGKCYVEMSTVDPETIAELSQLVTSRGGRFLEAPVAGSQQLSNDGMLVILAAGDRTVYEDCSSCFQAMGKTSFFLGEPGNAARMMLILNMVQGSFMATVAEGLTLAQATGQSQQTFLDILCQGQMASTFVDQKCQNILQGNFKPDYYLKHIQKDLRLAISMGDMANHPTPMAAAANEVYKRAKALDQSDNDISAVYRAYIH, from the exons ATGGCGACGGTGCATCTGAGAATCGGGGACTTAGTGTG GGGGAAACTTGGTCGGTATCCACCGTGGCCAGGAAAG ATAGTAAGCCCTCCCAAGGACCTGAAAAAGCCCAGGGGCaaaaaatgtcactttgttaAATTCTTTGGAACCGAAGACCA TGCTTGGATTAAAGTAGAGCAACTGAAGCCTTATCATGCCCACAAAGAGGAGATGATCAAGATAAACAAAGGAAAGCGCTTCCAACAGGCAGTTGACTCCGTAGAAGACTACCTAAAGAAAGCCAAGGGGAAGGACCAG AACTCTGATTGCAAAGGAGACTCAAAAGTGAAGAAAGGACCCCTCAAGCCACTGAAAATTTtggaagaggatgatgaagatctAAGTGCCCTGAAAGACCCATCTGAGAAG GACTTAACTGATTCTGACCCTGAGCCATCTACTGTTgagaggctggggtctggaccTGGCACAGCATTCAAATGGGAAAGCAGT CCTGTGAAGGATGACCCACAtttccatcacttcctgctcagTCAGTCTGAAAAG CCAGCTTCATCACTGGAACCAATTAGCAAGCGCTTGAAGATAATTGAAGAG gacTCAGGATCAACTTCTATCCAAGCTGCTGACAGCACAGCCATCAATGGCAGCATCACACCGACAGATAAAAG GATAGGGTTCCTGGGTCTGGGGCTAATGGGGAGTGGCATAGTTTCCAACCTACTAAAAATGGGCCATGTTGTCACAGTGTGGAATCGCACAGCAGAAAAG TGTGACCTGTTCATCCAGGAGGGTGCTAGGTTAGGTCGTACTCCAGCTGAGGTGGTGTCCATGTGTGATATCACTTTTTCATGTGTGTCAGACCCAAAAGCAGCCAGGGAT ttggtGCTGGGACCCAGTGGTGTGCTGCAAGGAATTAGACCAGGAAAATGCTACGTAGAAATGTCTACTGTTGACCCAGAGACAATCGCAGAACTCTCACAG CTGGTTACATCACGGGGTGGTCGTTTCCTGGAGGCTCCAGTTGCCGGAAGCCAGCAGCTCTCCAATGATGGGATGTTGGTCATCCTGGCAGCTGGTGACAGAACTGTGTATGAggactgcagcagctgcttccagGCCATGGGCAAGacttccttcttcttgg GTGAACCAGGGAATGCAGCTAGGATGATGTTGATTCTCAACATGGTGCAAGGCAGCTTTATGGCCACTGTTGCAGAAGGGCTAACCCTGGCTCAAGCCACTGGTCAGTCTCAGCAGACCTTCCTAGACATCCTGTGCCAGGGCCAGATGGCAAGCACCTTTGTGGACCAGAAATGTCAAA ATATCCTACAGGGCAACTTTAAACCAGATTATTATTTGAAGCATATTCAGAAGGATTTGAGGCTAGCTATTTCCATGGGTGACATGGCCAATCATCCAACCCCAATGGCTGCAGCTGCCAATGAG gtgtACAAGAGGGCTAAGGCACTGGATCAATCGGACAACGACATTTCTGCAGTGTACAGAGCCTATATTCACTAG